The Rhodococcus sp. ABRD24 genome contains the following window.
CTCGCGTTCATCCTGCTGATGCTGGTTTTCCGCTCGATCCTGGTACCGCTGACTGCGGCCCTCGGCTTCCTGCTCAGCGTGGCCGCCACGTTCGGCGCTACTGTCGCGATCTTCCAGGAGGGCTGGGGCGGGCTGATCGCCAACCCGCAGCCTCTGGTCAGCTTCATGCCGATCTTCCTGATCGGTGTGGTGTTCGGACTCGCGATGGACTATCAGGTGTTCCTGGTGACCCGGATGCGGGAGGAGTACGTGCACGGTGCGTCCGCGAAGGGCGCCATGACCATCGGCTTCAGCCATGGCGCTCGCGTCGTGACAGCCGCCGCGCTGATCATGATCTCGGTATTCGGGGCGTTCATGCTCGAGCCCAACTCGTTCATCAAGTCGATCGGATTCGCGCTCGCCGCAGCCGTGTTGTTCGACGCGTTCATCGTGCGCATGGTGATCATCCCGTCGTTGATGGCGCTGATGGGCGACAAGGCCTGGTGGCTGCCGAAGTGGCTCGACAAGATCCTGCCCAACGTCGACATCGAGGGCGAGAAGCTGGCCCGTGCGCTGCCACGGGACAAGCGCGAACTCGAAGACGCAACGGTTTCCTGAAAGCCGATGTGAACATCCAATGAAGAGGGAGGGATCGGACCCCACTGCGCGGGCCTGATCTCTCCTTTTTCGTCCTTTCGATTGGTAACCTTCGCAAACCATGCTGATCAGACTCCTCGGCACCTATCTGGGGCCATACAAGCGCGAACTCGCCGGCGTCATCCTCCTCCAACTCGTCGCCACCGGCGCTGCGCTCTATCTGCCCAGTGTCAATGCCGACCTGATCGACAACGGTGTTGCCACCGGCGACACCGGCTACATCATGACGGCGGGCGCGAAGATGCTGCTCGTGACGGTGGTGCAGATCATCTGCTCCATCGGGTCGGTGTACTTCGGTGCGCGCGCCGCGATGGGCTTCGGCCGTGACGTGCGCAGCGCCGTCGTGGGCCGGGCCCGGGCGTTCTCATCGCGCGAATTCGGCCGCTTCGGCGCGCCTTCTCTGATCACCCGCAGCACCAACGATGTGCAGCAGGTGCAGATGATGGTGGTGCTGAGCGCGACCATTCTGGTGATGGCCCCGATCATGTGCATCGGCGGCATCGTGATGGCGATCCGTCAGGACGCCGGCTTGTCCTGGATCCTCGCGGTGAGCGTGCCGCTCCTTGCCCTTGTGATGATCGTCATGATCTCGAAGATGGTGCCCGCGTTCCGCACGATGCAGACGCGGATCGACGCGGTGAACCGTGTGCTTCGCGAACAGATCACCGGAATCCGCGTGGTCCGCGCATTCGTGCGCGAGCGTTCGGAGGCCGAGCGATTCGACGAGGCCAACTCCGCCCTCACGAACACCGCGTTGAAGGTCGGCCGAATGGCAGCGTTGATGATCCCGCTCGTGATGATGATCGCGAATCTCACCAGCGTTGCGGTGATCTGGTTCGGCGGCCACGAGATCGACAAGGGCACCATGGGGGTCGGTTCCCTGACCGCACTGCTCAGCTACATCATGCAGATCCTCATGGCGGTCATGATGGCGTCGATGATCGCGATGCTGGCCCCACGTGCGGCGGTATGTGCCGAGCGCATCACCGAGGTGCTCGACACCGAGCCGTCGGTGGTGCCCCCTGCCGCCCCCGTCACCGTGATGGACCAGCCCGCACTCGTCGAACTGCGGGATGCCGAGTTCAAGTACCCCGGCGCCGAGGAGCCGGTGCTGCGTGGCATCAGTTTCACTGCCGAGCCCGGAAAGACCACCGCCATCATCGGCGGCACGGGCTCCGGCAAGACCACGCTGCTCGGCCTGATCCCGCGTCTGATCGACGTCACTGCCGGCTCGGTTGCCGTGTCGGGGACCGACGTCCGGGAGCTCGATCCCGAGCTGTTGCGCTCGCAGATCGGTCTGGTGCCGCAGAAGGCGTTCCTCTTCTCCGGCACCGTCGCGACCAACCTCCGCTACGGCAAGCCAGACGCCACGGACGAGGAACTGTGGCGCGCACTCGAGATCGCGCAGGCCGCCGACTTCGTCCGCGCGATGCCCCAGGGACTCGACACCCCGATCTCGCAGGGCGGCACCACTGTTTCCGGTGGTCAGCGACAGCGTCTCGCGATCGCCCGCGCGGTCGTGCGCCGCCCCGCGGTGTACCTGTTCGACGATTCGTTCTCGGCGCTCGACCTGAGTACCGACGCCAGGCTGCGTGCGGCGCTGAAACCCGAAACCGAGGATGCCTGCGTGATCATCGTGGCCCAGCGTGTGTCGACGATCATCGACGCCGACCAGATCATCGTCCTCGAGGAGGGCGCGACGGTCGGCATCGGCACGCACGAGCAACTGCTCGAGACGTGCGCGACGTACGTCGAGATCGTCGAGTCCCAGCGTTCCGTGCAGGAGGCGTTGTGAGCACCGCGGCCCAGTCCTCGCCCCCGATGCCAGGAGCCCCCGGGGCGCC
Protein-coding sequences here:
- a CDS encoding ABC transporter ATP-binding protein; its protein translation is MLIRLLGTYLGPYKRELAGVILLQLVATGAALYLPSVNADLIDNGVATGDTGYIMTAGAKMLLVTVVQIICSIGSVYFGARAAMGFGRDVRSAVVGRARAFSSREFGRFGAPSLITRSTNDVQQVQMMVVLSATILVMAPIMCIGGIVMAIRQDAGLSWILAVSVPLLALVMIVMISKMVPAFRTMQTRIDAVNRVLREQITGIRVVRAFVRERSEAERFDEANSALTNTALKVGRMAALMIPLVMMIANLTSVAVIWFGGHEIDKGTMGVGSLTALLSYIMQILMAVMMASMIAMLAPRAAVCAERITEVLDTEPSVVPPAAPVTVMDQPALVELRDAEFKYPGAEEPVLRGISFTAEPGKTTAIIGGTGSGKTTLLGLIPRLIDVTAGSVAVSGTDVRELDPELLRSQIGLVPQKAFLFSGTVATNLRYGKPDATDEELWRALEIAQAADFVRAMPQGLDTPISQGGTTVSGGQRQRLAIARAVVRRPAVYLFDDSFSALDLSTDARLRAALKPETEDACVIIVAQRVSTIIDADQIIVLEEGATVGIGTHEQLLETCATYVEIVESQRSVQEAL